In Coprococcus phoceensis, the genomic stretch ATGCAGGAATGACTGTAATCGGAATGTTTGTAGGAGCAGCTCTTTGCCACAATCTGGGACTTGCTTCAAGCGGAACAGCAGCAGATGCAGAAGGAGTTATCACAGCTGGAGCAGCAACACCTGCAGGAAAAGTGGCATGTATCATTTGTATTGTCGTATTATTTATCATTGCATTTGTGGGCAATAAAAGAAAAACAGCGTAGATATCTTGGAAAAGAGAAAGAAGGAAATGAAATATGTATGAAGTAGATGCAAGAGGATTGTCTTGTCCGGAGCCGCTGATGCTGACTGCGGAGGCATTAAAGAAACAGAAAGGGCAGATAAAAGTTTTGGTGAGTGAGCCACACCAGAGAACGAATGTAGAGAAATTTGCCAAAGATCATGGGAAAAAGGTAAGTACAAAAGAAGTAGGCTCGGAATTTGAGATTGTGATAGGTTAGTTTAAAAGAAAGCGGGTTTTATTGAGGGTACAGGAAATGTAGCGTTTCCTGTACCCTTAATCTATGCTATAATGGAAAAAACGAAAAAAGATGGAGTAAAAAGATGTTTGACATAGAAGAAGAATTGAAAAAACTTCCGGCAAAACCGGGGGTATATCTGATGCATGATGAAAAAGACCACATTATCTATGTGGGAAAAGCAATCAGTTTGAAGAATCGGGTACGTCAGTATTTTCAGACAAGCAGAAACAAAGGGGCAAAGATTGAGCAGATGGTGACTCATATACGTCGTTTTGAGTATATTGTGACAGATTCGGAATTGGAAGCACTTGTACTGGAATGTAATTTGATCAAAGAGCACCGCCCAAAGTATAATACGATGTTGATGGATGACAAAGGTTACCCCTTTATTAAGGTGACGGTGAACGAACCATTTCCGCGTATTATGATGGCGAGGACGATGAAAAAGGACAAAGCAAAATATTTTGGCCCTTATACAAGTGCGGGTGCAGTGAAAGATACGATTGAGCTGATTCGGAAGCTTTATCATATCAGAAGCTGCAATCGAAATCTTCCCAAAGATATCGGAAAAGACCGACCGTGTCTTAACTATCATATCAAGCAGTGCAAAGCGCCTTGTCAGGGATATATTTCGGAAGAACAGTATCGGGAATCCATCCATGAGGTGATTCGGTTTTTAAATGGGCATTATGATGTGATTTTAAAAGATTTGGAAGAAAAAATGTTGGAAGCTTCTGAGAAGATGGAGTTTGAAAAAGCGATCGAATACCGGGAATTACTTGGAAGTGTAAAGAAGATTGCACAGAAACAAAAGATTACAGATAGCAGTGGGGAAGATCGGGATATTCTTGCAGTGGCAAAAGATGCAGAGGATGCGGTCGTACAAATCTTTTTTATCCGAGGAGGAAGGCTGATTGGGCGAGACCATTTCTTTTTGCGGAATTCTTCGGAAGAATCTAAGGGGCAGATCCTTGAGAGCTTTATCAAACAGTTCTATGCCGGCACACCGTTTATTCCGGCGGAATTGATGATTCAGGAAGAGCTTGAAGAGCGCGAGATATTAGAAGAGTGGCTCTCAAAGAAGCGTGAACACCGTGTGCATATCCGTGTGCCGAAAAAAGGAGAAAAGGAAAAACTGGTAGAGCTTGCGAGAAAGAATGCTGCGTTAGTTTTAAACACGGATAAGGAAAGTCTGAAAAGGGAAGAAGGACGAACAATCGGGGCAGTCAAAGAGATTGAAAAGCTTTTAGATTTGAGTGGTATTGTGCGTATGGAGGCATTTGATATATCGAATACAAATGGATTTGCATCGGTAGGCTCTATGGTTGTATACGAAAAAGGAAAGCCAAAGAGAAATGATTACCGAAAATTTAAAATCAA encodes the following:
- a CDS encoding sulfurtransferase TusA family protein, whose product is MYEVDARGLSCPEPLMLTAEALKKQKGQIKVLVSEPHQRTNVEKFAKDHGKKVSTKEVGSEFEIVIG
- the uvrC gene encoding excinuclease ABC subunit UvrC produces the protein MFDIEEELKKLPAKPGVYLMHDEKDHIIYVGKAISLKNRVRQYFQTSRNKGAKIEQMVTHIRRFEYIVTDSELEALVLECNLIKEHRPKYNTMLMDDKGYPFIKVTVNEPFPRIMMARTMKKDKAKYFGPYTSAGAVKDTIELIRKLYHIRSCNRNLPKDIGKDRPCLNYHIKQCKAPCQGYISEEQYRESIHEVIRFLNGHYDVILKDLEEKMLEASEKMEFEKAIEYRELLGSVKKIAQKQKITDSSGEDRDILAVAKDAEDAVVQIFFIRGGRLIGRDHFFLRNSSEESKGQILESFIKQFYAGTPFIPAELMIQEELEEREILEEWLSKKREHRVHIRVPKKGEKEKLVELARKNAALVLNTDKESLKREEGRTIGAVKEIEKLLDLSGIVRMEAFDISNTNGFASVGSMVVYEKGKPKRNDYRKFKIKGVQGADDYASMEEVLTRRFEHGLKERQDGKELGSFHVFPDLIMMDGGKGQVNVALAVLDKLHLQIPVCGMVKDDNHRTRGLYYNNIEIPIDRNSEGFKLITRIQDEAHRFAIEFHRKLRSQGQVHSILDDIPGIGQARRKALMKHFMNLDAIKNASVEELKNLPSMNEKSAKDVYNFFH